One Triticum dicoccoides isolate Atlit2015 ecotype Zavitan chromosome 5B, WEW_v2.0, whole genome shotgun sequence genomic window carries:
- the LOC119308869 gene encoding sodium/potassium/calcium exchanger 1-like, producing the protein MAEEGRHIAAGDPIRPPRLEDAGLEDCALPPESIAEAFSLAALAVSSRLPHLSLSDDEDEDEGDDPLAPRGGCVEDAGPTRGAIPNALVGAGGGSEGGADEVVVVGGGGGGGSDEVVVVGRGDEEDRVVVVGEELGQEKRCGKGTREGERRKEEEEEEETVEKAILLEDFA; encoded by the coding sequence ATGGCCGAGGAAGGCAGGCACATCGCCGCCGGTGACCCCATCCGGCCGCCGCGGCTGGAGGATGCGGGCCTGGAGGACTGCGCGCTCCCGCCGGAATCCATCGCCGAGGCTTTCTCCCTTGCGGCGTTGGCCGTCTCCTCCCGCCTCCCCCACCTCTCCCTCTccgacgacgaggacgaggacgagggagATGACCCCCTCGCGCCTCGTGGAGGCTGCGTGGAGGACGCGGGACCCACCCGAGGGGCCATTCCCAACGCCCTTGTTGGCGCAGGGGGCGGCAGCGAGGGCGGCGCCGACGAGGTcgtggtcgtcggcggcggtggcggaggaggcAGCGACGAGGTGGTAGTCGTCGGGCGCGGAGACGAGGAAGATAGGGTTGTTGTGGTCGGAGAAGAGCTGGGGCAGGAGAAGCGTTGCGGCAAGGGAACCAGAGAAGGAGAGCgccggaaggaggaggaggaggaggaggagacggtgGAGAAGGCCATCTTGCTGGAAGATTTCGCGTGA